A window of the Paraburkholderia sp. ZP32-5 genome harbors these coding sequences:
- a CDS encoding amidohydrolase family protein — MRIIDSQVHIWSAVPAAFAAANPFEPAAFRYQSLITAMDEAGVDKAILVPRSFNGANNDYVIEALRAHPDRFAVMGRVPLNESEGKPLLENWKSEPGMLGVRLTFHRDGNRPHLTDGSMDWFWPEAERHGIPAMVHAPERLPEIGKLAERYPGLNFIIDHLGFARATIDAATGPAADRLIALARHPNVSVKVSTMPAYSTEPYPYLNLRDPIRRVIDAFGVTRCFWGSDMTRLPENSSYRQSVTMFTEQSDFLTTDELNEVMGAGLARVLGWPKE; from the coding sequence ATGCGTATTATCGATTCACAAGTACATATCTGGAGCGCAGTACCCGCCGCATTCGCCGCGGCCAATCCGTTCGAGCCGGCGGCATTCAGGTATCAGAGCCTTATCACCGCGATGGACGAAGCCGGCGTCGACAAGGCGATCCTCGTGCCGCGTTCGTTCAACGGCGCGAATAACGACTACGTGATCGAGGCGCTGCGCGCGCATCCCGATCGCTTCGCGGTGATGGGACGCGTGCCGCTGAACGAAAGCGAAGGCAAACCGCTGCTGGAAAACTGGAAGTCGGAACCGGGCATGCTCGGCGTGCGGCTTACGTTTCATCGCGACGGCAACCGGCCGCATCTGACTGACGGATCGATGGACTGGTTCTGGCCCGAAGCCGAGCGTCACGGCATTCCGGCGATGGTTCATGCGCCCGAGCGTCTGCCGGAAATCGGCAAACTCGCCGAGCGTTATCCGGGCCTGAATTTCATCATCGATCACCTCGGCTTTGCGCGCGCGACGATCGATGCGGCCACCGGTCCCGCGGCCGATCGGCTGATCGCGCTGGCACGTCATCCGAATGTATCGGTGAAGGTGTCGACGATGCCCGCGTACTCAACCGAGCCCTACCCATATCTGAATCTGCGCGATCCGATTCGCCGCGTGATCGATGCATTCGGCGTCACGCGCTGCTTCTGGGGTTCAGATATGACGCGCCTGCCGGAGAACTCGTCGTATCGTCAAAGCGTCACGATGTTTACCGAGCAAAGCGACTTCCTGACGACGGATGAACTGAACGAGGTGATGGGCGCCGGGTTGGCTCGTGTGCTGGGGTGGCCGAAGGAGTAA
- a CDS encoding fumarylacetoacetate hydrolase family protein, producing the protein MTQIWCRFSDGKKESFGLREGDFIVEVEGSPFGEYRVGTKKTFWRDVELLVPVIPGTFYAIGSNYRNHVLARAEFKSGTPKFYDEPRVGYRANSALVASGHNIVKPRDAGPDFQYEGELVAVIGKRAKNVTPAEAEQCIFGWTIGNDITERSWQKNDPTNLRGKNADTFKPMGPWITTGLSLADMTTTVRLNGEQIHEFATGNMLFSPGEVISAISRYNTLHPGDVVWLGTDELPRNLVDGDEIEIAISGLGVLRNKVVVG; encoded by the coding sequence TTGACGCAAATCTGGTGCCGTTTTTCCGACGGCAAAAAGGAAAGCTTTGGCCTGCGCGAAGGCGATTTCATCGTCGAGGTGGAAGGCTCGCCGTTTGGTGAATACCGTGTCGGCACGAAGAAAACGTTCTGGCGGGACGTCGAGCTGCTGGTGCCGGTGATACCGGGAACCTTCTACGCGATCGGTTCGAACTATCGCAATCACGTGCTCGCGCGCGCGGAGTTCAAAAGCGGCACACCGAAGTTCTATGACGAGCCGCGCGTCGGCTATCGCGCGAACAGTGCGCTCGTCGCGAGCGGCCATAACATCGTGAAGCCGCGCGACGCGGGACCGGACTTTCAGTACGAAGGCGAACTCGTCGCGGTGATCGGCAAGCGCGCGAAGAACGTGACGCCGGCCGAAGCGGAACAGTGCATCTTCGGCTGGACGATCGGCAACGACATAACCGAGCGTAGCTGGCAGAAAAACGACCCGACCAATCTGCGCGGCAAGAATGCCGATACGTTCAAACCGATGGGGCCGTGGATCACCACCGGCCTGAGTCTCGCCGACATGACGACGACCGTGCGTCTGAACGGCGAGCAGATCCACGAATTCGCGACCGGCAACATGCTGTTCAGCCCCGGCGAAGTGATCAGCGCGATTTCGCGTTACAACACGCTGCACCCAGGCGACGTCGTCTGGCTCGGCACCGACGAGCTGCCGAGAAATCTGGTCGATGGCGACGAGATCGAGATCGCGATTTCGGGCCTTGGCGTGCTGCGCAACAAGGTAGTGGTGGGATAA
- a CDS encoding ABC transporter permease → MTIGNPATRSATVHPAASPATAATAAQRLDDARRRAARKRRQRSNSILLVRVLIFIVFTGGWEAAARAGWIDPFFFSMPSAIFARLVDWFSNGTSQGSLLLQVWVTLRETVFGFLIGSVLGIVCGIVLGRNRYLADVFSIYIKVANSIPRIVLGSIFVIAFGIGIGSKVALAVVMVFFVVFTNAFQGAREADKALIEKTQILGASSWQVTTSVIVPSAMSWILASLHVSFGFALVGAVVGEFLGAREGLGLLVVTEQGLFHADGVFAAMIVLAAIALTADALLTSLEKRLLKWRPPVSHDIGT, encoded by the coding sequence ATGACTATCGGCAATCCGGCGACCCGTTCCGCCACCGTACATCCGGCGGCCAGCCCCGCAACGGCAGCGACCGCGGCACAGCGCCTCGATGACGCCCGCCGCCGCGCCGCCCGCAAGCGCCGCCAACGCAGCAACAGCATCCTGCTGGTGCGGGTTCTGATCTTTATCGTGTTCACCGGCGGCTGGGAGGCCGCGGCGCGCGCGGGCTGGATCGATCCGTTCTTCTTCTCGATGCCGTCGGCGATCTTCGCGCGTCTCGTCGACTGGTTCAGCAACGGCACCTCACAAGGCTCGTTGCTGCTGCAGGTGTGGGTCACGTTGCGCGAGACCGTGTTCGGCTTTCTGATCGGCTCGGTGCTCGGCATCGTGTGCGGCATCGTGCTCGGACGCAACCGCTATCTCGCCGACGTCTTCAGCATCTATATCAAGGTCGCGAATTCGATTCCGCGCATCGTGCTCGGCAGCATTTTCGTCATCGCGTTCGGCATCGGCATCGGTTCGAAAGTCGCGCTCGCGGTGGTAATGGTGTTCTTCGTCGTGTTCACCAACGCGTTCCAGGGCGCGCGCGAAGCCGACAAGGCCTTGATCGAAAAGACCCAGATTCTCGGCGCGAGCAGCTGGCAAGTCACTACATCGGTGATCGTGCCGTCCGCGATGAGCTGGATTCTCGCCAGCCTGCACGTGAGCTTCGGTTTCGCGCTGGTGGGCGCGGTGGTCGGCGAATTTCTCGGCGCGCGCGAAGGACTCGGTTTGCTGGTCGTCACCGAGCAAGGGCTCTTTCACGCGGACGGTGTGTTCGCCGCGATGATCGTGCTCGCCGCGATCGCGCTCACCGCCGACGCGCTGCTGACGAGCCTCGAAAAACGCTTGCTGAAGTGGCGCCCGCCGGTGTCACACGATATCGGTACCTGA
- a CDS encoding ABC transporter ATP-binding protein → MSGVDRSFQIPDGTLVQTLSNFNLSVAPGEFVAIVGPTGCGKSTTLNLITGLARPDAGRVKVLGRPVDGIDPDVGFVFQVDALFPWRSVLGNVSAGLRYRGVSKKEANEAALDWIAKVGLKRFANHYPHQLSGGMRKRVALAQTFISQPKILLMDEPFSSLDVQTRTFMQDELLNLWSSLGASVVFVTHDLEEAVALADRVVVLTARPATVKSSYRIDLPRPRVMGDIRYDARFMEMCRTIWADLKDEAQAGMDGSTVSADPHAALTPNS, encoded by the coding sequence ATGAGCGGCGTGGACCGCTCGTTCCAGATCCCCGACGGCACGCTGGTGCAGACGCTAAGCAACTTCAATCTGAGCGTCGCGCCGGGCGAATTCGTCGCCATCGTCGGGCCGACTGGCTGCGGCAAATCCACCACGCTGAACCTGATCACCGGTCTCGCCCGGCCCGACGCGGGCCGCGTGAAGGTGCTCGGACGTCCCGTCGACGGTATCGATCCCGACGTCGGCTTCGTGTTCCAGGTCGATGCGCTATTCCCATGGCGCAGCGTACTCGGCAACGTCAGCGCGGGACTGCGTTATCGCGGCGTGAGCAAGAAAGAAGCAAACGAAGCCGCGCTCGACTGGATCGCGAAAGTCGGACTCAAGCGCTTTGCCAATCACTATCCGCATCAGTTGTCGGGCGGCATGAGAAAGCGCGTCGCGCTCGCGCAGACATTCATCTCGCAGCCGAAGATCCTGCTGATGGATGAGCCGTTCAGTTCGCTCGACGTGCAAACGCGCACCTTCATGCAGGACGAGCTGCTGAATCTGTGGTCGAGCCTCGGTGCGTCCGTCGTGTTCGTCACGCACGATCTCGAAGAGGCCGTCGCGCTCGCGGACCGCGTCGTCGTGCTGACCGCGCGGCCGGCCACCGTGAAATCGTCGTACCGGATCGATCTGCCGCGGCCGCGCGTGATGGGCGACATCCGCTACGACGCGCGCTTCATGGAAATGTGCCGAACCATCTGGGCCGATCTGAAGGACGAAGCGCAGGCCGGCATGGACGGCTCCACCGTGAGCGCCGATCCTCACGCCGCTCTCACCCCCAATTCGTGA
- a CDS encoding ABC transporter substrate-binding protein has product MRGTQPWRKRLSALVGAIACSAALCTPAQAAEKLTILVGGVEKILYLPVQLAQQLGYFKDEGIDAELVSVASGSVTDTGLISNSAQAAVGAYEQSIHLQAQGKYVTSIVQLSASPQEVLLVSAAQAANVKTVADLKGKVVGVTGFGTLTHFLTQDLVAHAGLKPSDVHYLSAGAGNTFVDSMRHGRIDAGMTQEPTVSVLLDHNDAKILADLRTPETARAALGGDYPGSCVYVRADWLQQHKDTAQKLANVFARSLRFIATHSAEQIADKMPVSYYNGNKALYVEALARSKASFTPDGKMPADGPKTVLDVLTHFGAGVSAAKIDLNKTYTNDLVAAAAATTATTATTAKASQ; this is encoded by the coding sequence ATGAGAGGTACACAACCCTGGCGGAAACGCCTGAGCGCACTCGTCGGCGCGATCGCGTGCAGCGCGGCGCTTTGCACGCCGGCACAGGCGGCCGAAAAACTGACGATTCTGGTCGGCGGTGTCGAGAAAATTCTCTATCTGCCGGTTCAATTGGCGCAGCAGCTTGGCTACTTCAAGGACGAAGGGATCGACGCCGAACTGGTCTCGGTGGCGTCGGGATCGGTGACCGATACCGGACTGATCTCCAATTCCGCACAGGCTGCGGTGGGCGCCTATGAGCAATCGATCCATCTGCAGGCGCAGGGCAAATACGTGACGTCGATCGTCCAGCTTTCCGCGAGCCCGCAGGAAGTGCTGCTCGTATCGGCTGCTCAGGCCGCCAACGTGAAAACGGTTGCGGACCTCAAGGGCAAGGTGGTCGGTGTGACCGGCTTCGGCACGCTGACCCATTTTCTGACTCAGGACCTCGTCGCGCACGCCGGCCTCAAGCCCAGCGACGTGCACTATCTGTCGGCCGGTGCCGGCAATACCTTCGTCGATTCGATGCGCCACGGCCGCATCGATGCGGGCATGACGCAGGAGCCGACCGTGTCGGTGCTGCTCGATCACAACGACGCAAAGATTCTCGCCGATCTGCGTACGCCCGAAACAGCGCGCGCGGCACTCGGCGGCGACTATCCGGGCTCGTGCGTGTACGTGCGCGCCGACTGGCTGCAGCAACACAAGGACACCGCGCAGAAGCTGGCCAACGTGTTCGCGCGCTCGCTGCGCTTCATCGCGACGCATAGCGCCGAACAGATCGCCGACAAGATGCCGGTCAGCTACTACAACGGCAACAAGGCGCTATACGTCGAAGCGCTCGCAAGAAGCAAGGCCTCGTTTACCCCCGATGGAAAAATGCCCGCCGACGGCCCGAAAACGGTGCTCGATGTATTGACGCACTTCGGCGCCGGCGTCAGCGCGGCAAAAATCGACCTGAACAAAACGTACACCAACGATCTGGTCGCCGCCGCCGCTGCAACAACAGCAACGACAGCAACGACAGCAAAGGCATCGCAATGA
- a CDS encoding porin has product MKKLLLATLALAPLSAAVHAQSSVTLYGSIDSGLRDVGNTTPAGGRKLSLGSGTYQSNRFGFKGVEDLGGGYNAHFNLEGGFNVGTGALDNTANKIFNRTDKVGIGGPFGSVDLGHMYTVAHDTLAGYEPFRLQYLSITLAGAASAGVAGNGRDDNVIRYNGTFDKLKLRAAYGVGGVAGSIADGAVRAVGFSYAIGGLSFGSAYTHKSVSAVAGTPPFFGENHYTFGAAYKLGPVAAMAGYARDSTATSSAHGNTVDRYTWGGLRYQINPFIELIAAYYDDRNTTAGIDGKKDVAITGVTYLLSKTTFLYADVDNTHYSGGYVSNLKLNPSGHSNQFGMSIGINHDF; this is encoded by the coding sequence TTGAAAAAACTGCTTCTCGCAACCCTTGCGCTCGCGCCGCTATCGGCCGCCGTTCATGCTCAGAGCAGCGTGACGCTATACGGCTCGATCGATTCGGGCCTTCGCGACGTCGGCAATACGACGCCCGCCGGCGGACGGAAACTGTCGCTCGGTTCCGGCACCTACCAGTCGAATCGTTTCGGCTTCAAGGGTGTCGAAGACCTCGGCGGCGGCTACAACGCGCACTTCAACCTCGAAGGCGGCTTCAACGTCGGCACCGGCGCGCTCGACAACACCGCGAACAAGATCTTCAACCGCACCGACAAGGTCGGTATCGGCGGACCGTTCGGCTCGGTCGATCTCGGCCACATGTACACCGTCGCGCACGACACGCTCGCGGGCTACGAACCGTTCCGGCTGCAGTACCTGAGCATCACGCTCGCCGGAGCGGCATCGGCCGGCGTCGCCGGCAACGGCCGCGACGACAACGTGATCCGCTACAACGGCACGTTCGACAAGCTGAAGCTGCGCGCGGCCTATGGCGTAGGCGGCGTCGCCGGCAGCATTGCGGACGGCGCGGTGCGCGCGGTCGGCTTCAGCTATGCGATCGGCGGCCTCAGTTTCGGCAGCGCCTACACGCACAAATCGGTGTCGGCGGTGGCCGGCACACCGCCGTTCTTCGGTGAAAACCACTACACGTTCGGCGCGGCCTACAAGCTCGGCCCCGTCGCGGCGATGGCCGGCTACGCGCGCGATTCGACCGCCACATCGTCGGCGCACGGCAATACCGTCGACCGTTATACGTGGGGCGGCCTGCGCTATCAGATCAATCCGTTCATCGAACTGATCGCCGCGTACTACGACGACAGGAACACGACCGCCGGCATCGACGGCAAGAAGGATGTCGCGATCACCGGCGTCACGTATCTGCTGTCGAAGACCACGTTTCTCTACGCGGACGTCGACAACACGCACTACAGCGGCGGCTATGTGAGCAACCTGAAGCTGAACCCGTCCGGGCATTCGAATCAGTTCGGCATGTCGATCGGTATCAACCACGACTTTTAG
- a CDS encoding LysR family transcriptional regulator: MSEPPTTLPRLAQMNRLRAFAAVAHYGNVHRASEALHLSQPAVTRAVRQLEASIGAALFERTTKGMRLTASGDCAYRRVSRAFDELHIAGSNILGDSASKRHHAQAAERLSQTITEAMLAALLAVARSGSEKAAAAIVGVTQPALNRNLHLLEHLAGVPLFSRSARGTQLTEPGNLLLMHVKLALGEIRIADEELTSLQGELGGVVVVGAAVSSGLIVPLAVEQTLRKHPGLRIRIVDGAYETLSVGLRCADIHMIIGALRPQEREPYSIHEPLFDDVPSVMVRAQHPLLRQKKIRSLASLRQHEWVVPLAETPLREQFERAFRAESSEPPIMQLETNSPTIVRAVLLSSDRLALVSHRQFRNELQQGLLAIVPVDAKLTRRTIGIARLRNSEPSPGMLALLDALRTVSAE, translated from the coding sequence ATGAGCGAGCCTCCGACCACCCTGCCGCGGCTCGCGCAAATGAACCGCTTGCGCGCGTTCGCCGCGGTGGCGCACTACGGCAACGTCCACCGCGCCAGCGAAGCGCTGCATCTGTCGCAGCCCGCGGTGACCCGCGCGGTGCGGCAACTGGAGGCATCGATCGGTGCCGCGTTGTTCGAGCGCACCACCAAGGGCATGCGTCTGACCGCATCGGGTGACTGTGCATACCGGCGTGTAAGCCGCGCGTTCGACGAGCTGCACATCGCCGGTAGCAATATCCTCGGGGACTCCGCATCGAAGCGCCATCATGCGCAGGCCGCCGAACGCCTGTCGCAAACCATCACCGAGGCAATGCTCGCGGCGCTGCTGGCCGTCGCACGCAGCGGCAGCGAGAAAGCCGCGGCCGCGATCGTCGGCGTGACGCAGCCGGCCCTCAATCGCAATCTGCATCTGCTCGAACATCTTGCCGGCGTACCGCTCTTTAGCCGCTCGGCGCGCGGCACGCAACTGACCGAGCCCGGCAACCTGCTGTTGATGCACGTAAAGCTTGCGCTCGGCGAAATCCGCATCGCGGACGAAGAACTCACGTCGCTGCAAGGCGAACTGGGCGGTGTCGTCGTGGTTGGCGCCGCGGTGTCGAGCGGACTGATCGTGCCGCTCGCGGTCGAACAGACCTTGCGCAAGCATCCGGGGCTCAGAATCCGGATCGTCGACGGCGCTTATGAAACGCTCAGCGTCGGCCTGCGTTGCGCCGACATTCACATGATCATCGGCGCGCTGCGTCCGCAGGAGCGCGAGCCGTACTCGATCCACGAGCCGCTATTCGACGACGTGCCGAGCGTAATGGTGCGCGCGCAGCATCCGTTGCTGCGGCAGAAAAAGATCCGAAGCCTCGCCAGCCTGCGCCAGCATGAATGGGTCGTGCCGCTCGCGGAAACACCGCTGCGCGAGCAATTCGAGCGGGCGTTTCGCGCCGAATCGAGCGAACCGCCGATCATGCAGCTCGAAACCAATAGTCCGACGATCGTGCGCGCGGTGCTGCTGTCGAGCGACCGGCTCGCACTGGTGTCTCACCGGCAGTTCCGCAATGAATTGCAGCAGGGCCTTCTGGCGATCGTGCCGGTGGATGCGAAGCTCACGCGCCGCACCATCGGGATTGCGCGGCTGCGCAACAGCGAACCGTCGCCGGGCATGCTGGCGTTACTCGACGCACTGCGTACGGTTTCGGCGGAATGA
- a CDS encoding MarR family winged helix-turn-helix transcriptional regulator, with protein MTMNKRKPANKSSCSCTSLRKASRRLSLIYDAALAPAGLKITQRAILAEIGRSMPTAVGALAETLVMDAGALAHTLKPLERDGYVCSSANPDDRRHRLISLTPQGRAKLTETEKLWTQAQTAFEATIGKAETKALHIALARLSDPNFLAAFEEQLAATSSD; from the coding sequence ATGACGATGAACAAGCGAAAACCCGCCAATAAAAGCTCCTGCAGCTGCACCTCGCTTCGCAAGGCGAGCCGCCGCTTGTCGCTGATATACGATGCCGCGCTGGCCCCGGCTGGCCTGAAAATCACGCAGCGCGCGATTCTTGCCGAGATAGGCCGCTCGATGCCCACCGCGGTGGGCGCGCTGGCGGAAACGCTGGTGATGGACGCGGGCGCGCTCGCGCACACGCTAAAGCCGCTGGAACGCGACGGCTATGTTTGCAGTAGCGCCAACCCGGACGACCGCCGCCATCGGCTGATCAGCCTGACGCCGCAGGGCCGGGCCAAACTGACCGAAACGGAAAAGCTCTGGACTCAGGCGCAAACCGCGTTCGAAGCGACGATCGGCAAAGCCGAGACGAAGGCACTGCATATCGCGCTGGCGCGACTCAGTGACCCTAACTTTCTCGCTGCGTTTGAAGAACAGCTTGCCGCGACTTCCAGCGACTAA
- a CDS encoding tautomerase family protein: MPLVRIELLKGKSATYRQELGRVVYEAMLGANVPVNDRFVIVSEHEADNFQFDETYLGIARNDDLVIIQITWNEGRTVEQKKALYKAIAEGLAISPGVQPENVFINLVEVKKENWSYGHGIAQYVV, encoded by the coding sequence ATGCCCCTCGTGCGTATTGAACTGTTGAAAGGCAAGAGTGCCACTTACCGTCAGGAACTCGGCCGCGTTGTGTATGAGGCTATGTTGGGCGCGAATGTGCCGGTGAACGATCGCTTCGTGATCGTCAGTGAGCACGAAGCGGACAACTTCCAGTTCGATGAAACCTATCTCGGCATAGCGCGCAACGACGACCTGGTGATCATTCAGATCACCTGGAACGAGGGTCGTACGGTTGAGCAGAAGAAAGCCCTCTATAAGGCCATCGCCGAGGGTCTCGCGATTTCACCGGGTGTGCAACCCGAGAACGTTTTCATCAACCTCGTCGAGGTCAAAAAGGAAAACTGGTCGTATGGGCATGGCATTGCCCAGTACGTTGTGTAG
- a CDS encoding TetR/AcrR family transcriptional regulator: MKESGTNSSDKILAAATRIAQAHGYGGLNVRSLAEDVGIKAASLYHHFPSKADLAAAVARSYWEDTAAMLEALSNETQDPVESLRRYPDETFRKSLENDNRMCLASFMTAEYDDLPEVVKKEVQAFSDVNIEWLAKMLRAAKIAGPKEAKRRAGAIFAAIVGAQLMARGRSDIGLFDALIDSYRASGLLPK, encoded by the coding sequence GTGAAGGAATCAGGCACGAATTCGAGCGACAAGATCCTGGCCGCCGCCACCCGAATCGCTCAGGCACATGGATACGGCGGTTTGAATGTCCGCAGCCTCGCCGAGGATGTCGGTATCAAGGCTGCGAGCCTCTACCATCACTTCCCAAGCAAGGCGGATCTTGCCGCCGCGGTGGCGAGGAGCTATTGGGAAGACACGGCTGCGATGCTGGAAGCGCTGAGCAATGAAACGCAAGACCCGGTCGAGAGCCTGCGCCGATACCCCGATGAGACCTTCCGGAAGTCGCTTGAAAACGATAACCGCATGTGTCTCGCGAGCTTCATGACGGCGGAGTACGACGATTTGCCCGAGGTCGTGAAGAAGGAAGTCCAGGCTTTCTCGGACGTCAATATCGAATGGCTGGCAAAGATGCTGCGCGCTGCGAAGATCGCCGGCCCGAAAGAAGCAAAGCGACGGGCGGGCGCGATCTTCGCTGCGATCGTCGGCGCGCAGTTAATGGCGCGAGGCCGCTCGGATATCGGCCTCTTCGATGCATTGATCGATAGCTACCGCGCAAGCGGACTGCTGCCAAAGTAA
- a CDS encoding amidase produces MKSEIFRQDATKLAELIRTKEVSPVEVVKAHLERIDATNPKINAIVSVANDALNAAKAAEAAVLAGEELGPLHGVPFTAKDSIDTAGVLTQLGSPIFKGRIPDVDAPTVARMKKAGGILLAKTNLPEFSYWIESDNLLSGRTLNPWNLERTPGGSSGGESAAIAAGMSPIGLATDVAISIRGPAALTGVVGLKATHGRIPMTGIWPRVPRRFWHVGPIARTVRDVALAYSLLAGPDGADGFSTSPVTLDAGIGAKPSRPIRVGWLVEPGFGLIDNDVAATVQAAAEALKGQGVIVEPVRIPVLEQINALELLWKLQAMETKPAFRKATAGHEDLIYKHAQGVFDTPDTSIEDFVLAEQQIEAMRDGFAQYFQRYDALLCPVTPVPAHAHDASEFIINGQSVSSLHVMDATAPLSVTGLPGLSLRFGTSHEGLPVGVQLVSPWLAESTILHLGALLESVSPVRDLHPE; encoded by the coding sequence ATGAAATCCGAAATCTTCCGTCAAGACGCAACGAAGCTTGCAGAGCTGATCCGTACCAAAGAGGTGTCGCCCGTAGAGGTCGTGAAGGCACACCTCGAACGCATCGACGCGACGAACCCGAAGATCAATGCAATCGTCTCGGTCGCGAACGACGCACTGAACGCCGCAAAGGCCGCGGAAGCCGCGGTACTGGCAGGCGAGGAACTGGGCCCGCTGCATGGCGTTCCGTTCACGGCGAAGGACTCCATCGATACCGCCGGTGTATTGACTCAACTGGGCTCGCCGATCTTTAAAGGCCGTATTCCCGACGTCGACGCGCCTACGGTGGCGCGCATGAAAAAGGCCGGCGGCATCCTGCTGGCGAAGACCAACCTGCCGGAATTCTCTTACTGGATCGAGAGCGACAACCTGTTGTCGGGCCGCACGCTGAATCCGTGGAATCTCGAGCGCACGCCGGGTGGATCGAGCGGCGGCGAGTCGGCGGCAATCGCGGCGGGTATGTCGCCGATCGGGCTTGCTACCGACGTCGCGATTTCGATTCGCGGTCCGGCCGCATTGACCGGCGTGGTCGGACTCAAAGCGACGCACGGGCGTATCCCGATGACGGGTATCTGGCCGCGGGTACCGCGCCGCTTCTGGCACGTTGGCCCGATTGCGCGAACGGTTCGTGACGTGGCGCTTGCCTACTCGCTGCTTGCTGGTCCCGACGGCGCCGACGGCTTTTCGACGAGCCCGGTTACGCTGGATGCGGGTATCGGCGCGAAGCCGAGCCGGCCGATTCGAGTGGGCTGGCTCGTGGAGCCGGGCTTTGGCCTCATCGATAACGATGTCGCCGCAACGGTGCAAGCGGCGGCCGAAGCATTGAAGGGCCAGGGCGTCATCGTGGAGCCGGTACGTATCCCCGTGCTGGAGCAGATCAACGCGCTCGAACTGCTTTGGAAACTCCAGGCCATGGAGACCAAGCCTGCGTTCCGCAAGGCAACGGCTGGCCACGAAGACCTGATCTACAAGCACGCGCAAGGCGTTTTCGACACGCCCGATACGTCAATCGAAGACTTCGTTCTGGCCGAGCAGCAGATCGAAGCAATGCGGGACGGCTTCGCTCAATACTTCCAGCGCTACGACGCATTGCTTTGCCCGGTGACGCCGGTGCCGGCGCATGCGCACGACGCGTCGGAATTCATCATCAACGGTCAGTCGGTGTCCTCTTTGCACGTGATGGATGCAACCGCGCCGCTTAGCGTGACGGGTTTGCCGGGCCTGTCGTTGCGCTTCGGCACGAGCCATGAAGGTCTGCCGGTCGGTGTGCAACTGGTTTCGCCGTGGTTGGCGGAATCGACGATTCTGCATCTCGGTGCGCTGCTGGAGTCGGTCAGCCCGGTTCGGGATCTGCATCCGGAGTAA
- a CDS encoding alpha/beta fold hydrolase, translating to MSKPQNPQRRRMLGNTSAFAALTLLDLAASAKSFAGAQISYAERPVSAWSFGPIRQIDAGKLNIGYAEAGPANGPVVILLHGWPHDIHSFVEVTPILAAAGYRVIVPYLRGYGPTRIVSSDTPRNGQQSVFAADIIALMDALKIDKAVLAGFDWGGRAANIIAAIWPERCVALVSASGYLIGSQQAYRKPSAPQGELQAWFQYYFATERGAEGYAENRNDFNKLIWQNASPKFRFDDATYLRTAQAFDNPDHVAIVIHNYRWRLGLVQGESQYDELEKKLALTPSISVPTITLEGDANGAPHLPAAAYAKLFTGKYQHREVKGGIGHNLPQEAPKAFADAVLQVVKM from the coding sequence ATGTCGAAACCACAGAACCCGCAGCGCCGTCGTATGTTGGGCAACACCTCCGCCTTCGCCGCGCTGACCTTGCTGGATCTGGCCGCATCCGCAAAGAGCTTCGCCGGGGCGCAAATCAGCTATGCCGAGCGACCGGTGTCTGCCTGGTCCTTCGGCCCGATTCGCCAGATCGATGCCGGCAAACTGAATATCGGATACGCCGAAGCAGGTCCTGCGAATGGGCCGGTGGTGATTCTGCTGCACGGGTGGCCTCACGATATCCATAGTTTCGTTGAGGTGACGCCGATCCTCGCCGCAGCGGGCTATCGCGTCATCGTTCCTTATCTCAGGGGCTATGGCCCGACGCGTATCGTTTCGTCGGACACGCCGCGCAACGGGCAGCAATCGGTGTTCGCCGCCGACATCATTGCATTGATGGACGCACTGAAGATCGACAAGGCAGTACTCGCGGGTTTCGACTGGGGCGGTCGCGCGGCAAACATCATCGCCGCGATATGGCCTGAGCGTTGCGTGGCGCTCGTATCGGCAAGCGGTTATCTGATCGGTAGCCAGCAAGCCTATCGCAAACCATCGGCGCCTCAAGGTGAGCTACAGGCGTGGTTTCAATACTACTTCGCGACCGAGCGTGGTGCCGAAGGTTACGCGGAGAATCGCAACGACTTCAACAAGCTGATCTGGCAGAACGCGTCGCCGAAATTCAGGTTCGACGATGCCACGTATTTGCGTACGGCCCAGGCCTTCGACAATCCCGATCATGTGGCAATCGTCATTCATAACTACCGTTGGCGGCTCGGGCTTGTTCAAGGCGAATCGCAGTATGACGAACTGGAAAAGAAACTGGCGCTGACGCCCAGCATCTCGGTGCCGACCATCACGTTGGAAGGCGATGCCAATGGCGCGCCGCATCTGCCGGCCGCCGCGTACGCAAAGCTGTTCACGGGCAAGTATCAACACCGTGAAGTGAAAGGAGGGATCGGCCATAACTTGCCGCAGGAAGCACCGAAGGCTTTTGCCGACGCAGTGCTGCAGGTCGTGAAGATGTGA